DNA from Serinibacter salmoneus:
GAGGGTGCCGTCGCCGCCGCGGTGGCCGCCCAGACCGGCGGCGACATCGCCCAGGTGGTGGGCGCTGTCGCCGCTGCGGCACGGCAGATCACCAGCGAGCTCGCCGAGGCAGCGGCCGAGGCCGAGGTCGAGGAGGAGGCCGAGGAACTCCTGGAGGAGGCCGCGGTCGTGGACGAGGCCGAGGAACTCCTGGAGGAAGCCGCCGCGCAGGAGGTCTCCGCCGTCGTCGCGGTGCGCAACCCCCAGGGCCTGCACGCGCGCCCCGCCGCGCAGCTCGCCCAACTGGTCGCGGGATTCGACGCGCAGGTCACCCTCAACGGGGTGAACGCCGCCAGCCTGCTCTCCCTCATGGGCCTGGGCCTGAAGGCGGGCAGCGAGGTCACGGTCGTGGCCGAGGGACCCGCCGGGAGCGAGGCGTTGCGCGCCGTCGTGGAGGCGTTCGAGGACGGATTCGGGGAACTGTGAGTTCCGCACCAGCGCCGCAGGTGCCGCAGTCGGCACCTGCGGCGCCCCGCTCCGCGCGCCGCCTGTTCTCCGCCACCGTCCTGTCGTTGGAGGCCTTCGTGGTGTTCTTCGCCGCCCTCGCCGCCTACGGTCTGGCTGCCGTCCCCACCAGGCACCTGATCGTGGTGGGCTCGGTGGCGGCGCTGGCCTGCCTCGTGGCGGCCGGCGCACTGCGCTGGACTGCAGGGTACGTGCTCGGCTGGGTGATCCAGGCAGGCCTGCTCGTGGCGGGCCTGATGATCCCCGAGATGCGGGTGCAGTTCCTGATCGTGGCGGTCGTGTTCGCGCTGCTGTGGGTGATCGGGCTGCACCTCGGCGCCCGGATCGACGCCGAACGCCAGGAGCGCTACCTGGACGAGCTCGACCACGCCGGTCTGCCACGCCCCAGCCGCTAGCACACACACCCGCCGGCACACCCACCTCCCGCTCGGTGCCAGTGCCGGGCGGTAGTCTCGGAGCCGTGACCGAGATCCAGCGCTCCCTTGTCCTGCTCAAGCCAGACGCCGTGGCGCGTCGCCTCACCGGCGAAGTGCTCCGTCGCATCGAGGCGAAGGGCTACACCATCACCGCCCTGCAGATGCGCACCGCCGATGAGGCACTGCTCGCCGAGCACTACGCCGAGCACGTCGGCAAGCCCTTCTACCCGCCGCTGGTGGAGTTCATGAGCTCCGGCCCGCTCGTGGCGCTGATCGTCGAGGGCTACCGGGTGATCGAGGGCATCCGCACCCTCATCGGCGCCACCGACCCCACCGCCGCCGCCCCCGGCTCGATCCGCGGCGACCTCGCCGGCGACACCGGCGAGAAGGTCCAGCGCAACCTCGTGCACGCCTCGGACTCCCCGGAGTCCGCCGAGCGCGAGATCGCGCTCTGGTTCGCCGCCTGAGACCCACGTGTACCTGAGGTCGCTGACGCTGCGGGGCTTCAAGTCCTTCGCGTCCGCCACCAGCCTCACCTTCGAGCCGGGCATCACCGTGGTGGTGGGGCCCAACGGCTCCGGCAAGTCCAACGTGGTCGACGCCCTCGCCTGGGTCATGGGCGAACAGGGCGCGAAGTCGCTGCGCGGCGGCCAGATGGCCGATGTGATCTTCGCGGGCACCTCCTCGCGGCCGGCGCTCGGCCGTGCGGAGGTGTCCCTCACGATCGACAACGCCGACGGCGCACTGCCGATCGACTACACCGAGGTGACGATCTCGCGCACCATGTTCGCCTCCGGCGGCAGCGAGTACGCGATCAACGGCACCACCTGCCGGCTCCTGGACATCCAGGACCTGCTCTCCGACTCCGGCCTCGGCCGCCAGATGCACGTCATCGTCGGGCAAGGGCAACTCGATGCGGTCCTGCGCGCCACCCCGGAGGAACGGCGTGGCTTCATCGAGGAGGCCGCCGGGATCCTCAAGCACCGCCGCCGCAAGGACAAGGCGCTGCGCAAGCTCGAGTCCACGGCCGGGAACCTCGCCCGGATCAGCGACCTGGTCACCGAGATCAGACGCCAGCTCGGCCCCCTGGCCAAACAGGCCGCCGTGGCCCGGCGAGCGGCCGTGATCCAGGCCGATCTGCGCGACGCTGCGGCCCGGCTCCTGGCGGATGATCTCGCCGCCGCGCGCCAGGGGTTGCAGGAGGGCCAGGCCGACCTGGCGGCGATCGAGGCACGCAAGAGCGAACTCGAGGCGACGCTCGCGGGCGCCCAGCGGCGCTATGCGGAGCGCGAGGCCGAGGCGGAGCAGGCCG
Protein-coding regions in this window:
- the dhaM gene encoding dihydroxyacetone kinase phosphoryl donor subunit DhaM produces the protein MTTPDATARTAVGTATVGLVLVSHSALLAAGACELASQMARDVVLKPAGGTDDARLGTSFDVVERAVAAELDSGCTGVVLLADIGSARMTAEAVIDMLEDERVVLAPGPFAEGAVAAAVAAQTGGDIAQVVGAVAAAARQITSELAEAAAEAEVEEEAEELLEEAAVVDEAEELLEEAAAQEVSAVVAVRNPQGLHARPAAQLAQLVAGFDAQVTLNGVNAASLLSLMGLGLKAGSEVTVVAEGPAGSEALRAVVEAFEDGFGEL
- a CDS encoding DUF4233 domain-containing protein, with the protein product MSSAPAPQVPQSAPAAPRSARRLFSATVLSLEAFVVFFAALAAYGLAAVPTRHLIVVGSVAALACLVAAGALRWTAGYVLGWVIQAGLLVAGLMIPEMRVQFLIVAVVFALLWVIGLHLGARIDAERQERYLDELDHAGLPRPSR
- the ndk gene encoding nucleoside-diphosphate kinase → MTEIQRSLVLLKPDAVARRLTGEVLRRIEAKGYTITALQMRTADEALLAEHYAEHVGKPFYPPLVEFMSSGPLVALIVEGYRVIEGIRTLIGATDPTAAAPGSIRGDLAGDTGEKVQRNLVHASDSPESAEREIALWFAA